DNA from Triplophysa dalaica isolate WHDGS20190420 chromosome 9, ASM1584641v1, whole genome shotgun sequence:
CGGATCTGTCTTTAGTCTGATCTGTCTCTGGTCTGATTGTATGATCTGTTCTCAGTCTTATCTCTCTGATTGTATGAGCTGTCTTTAGTATGATCATCTGATCTGTCTCTAGTCTGATCTCTCAGATTGTACGATCTGTTCTCTGTCTGATCTATCTGATTGTCTTATTTGTCTTCAGTCCGATCTCTCTGATTGTCTGATCTGTCTTCGCTCTGATTCCTCTGGTCGTCTGAACTGTTTTAAGATGCCGATGGGCAGACTCACCACCGGAGCTCTTACACTCTCCTGGTCTTTTCTCTTCTCCTTCTTCTtgtctctcttctctttcttcttcttctctttgtttttcttcccCAAAGCGAGTGCGGGCGCCACCGGAGCGGTTCTGGCCTGCTGGGCACGCTCCCGCTCCAGAGACACAAGGTGACGGTAATGCTCGTCGCAGGGGTGATCCCAGGTGGACTGACCCGTGGAGAAGTTAAAGTAGTACACTTCACCCGTCACGTCctgactacagaaagcacaaacacacaccctcACTTATTGTCTCCACATCAAACTCCACTGTGTTGTCACGGAAACGTGGGTTACCAGGGTTTCCATTCGGGCGGTAGGAGGGCCACCCTCCCCTCTCTGGCCAGCCATAGCAGCTCAGGCTCTCGCTCGGGGTCGATGCCGATCTCTGTAGCATACTCGTGGATTTCTGAGAGACACAGAGGGGAAATTCGTCCTAATCCCCCACGTGACACTGATCCCATACCAGGGcaccactgagacatttaaTGTTAGGTTTGTTTGTGGTTAtcagttaaataaacaaacaaatatggtCACCTTGCTCAGACGGGATGTAGTTTTCATCATAGTCTTCCTCGAGGACGAGCTGGTCTCCGATGTGAAGCCCCGTGGTTGTCATGGTGACGCCTGGAGGAGCGGGCACAGGCCTTCTTTGAATAATCTCACCTGATAAATCTTACAAAGAAACGACTGTCATCAAAACACTATTACATACAGAAAACTTCTGCTCAATAAACAAAATCTATTCAAAACGTATCAATCATATACAAATGATTCTGTGATATTGCCAATAAGAGTTGAGGCGATTAGTTTAATCCACACCTCTCTCGCGCGTTCACGTGTGCAGGGGTTATCTCATTGTTCTGGGTTTACAGCTCATGTAACCTGTGCTTCAGATAGTCTCCGTTTTAAAGAATTTCATGAATTTAgaagaaaaagtttaaaaaatgaagcGCCGCGTCTCCACCACAGCAACCAGAGACAAACATGGCGGCCGCCTCAGCCGcgcttcaaaataaaagtcactcAACCATTGACCGTACGCGAGAGAACATTCACATttagaagcttttatccaaagcgactaacaaatgtggaaaacaatagaagcaatcaGAACCTAACCcaatatatttagatatataaatactatttaCATACAATTTCTTTTGTAATGTATAGAGAAAGTGTAAACGACATCGAAATCGGTGTCTGTAATGTGGGGTCTGGTGTTGACGAAAAGATCTGTCTTTGGGAAACTTCCATACTGACAATAATTTTGAGCaagatcattaaaaaaaatctaagagaTACAGGAAGATCAAACGGTTCGCCAtaactttcattaaaaatgcattcttGCACTTGCTGAgtaaaaagtatgtttaaagtatttggtattttttaataaaaaaacatagaatCATTAAATTGGACAAAAATGcaaacaagaacacacacaaaatgcccCCACAAAATATCAAGTTTAATAATATGTGCTTTTATTACGTCCTACACAGCAGTGGAATTATTCACACtagattttaataaatcaaaacgTACATTTTaggcaaaagaaaataaataaacatcagtgTAAAAAACGAGGCAAGCTGTGATAAGAGATGCTCTTGAAAAAGTGCACGATGGTCCAAAATCTTCCGACAATCACCATAAGCTCTTAACATCCTCACCGTCTGCTCACTCATTCACATCTATCCAGACTCGACCTGTGCGGTGACTCGTCTACATGTACAAAATATTCAGTAAAAAACAGCAAGTTAATTTTATAAATCTGCTAACCTTGTTCCGTTTTCGCGAGATCTTCATGTCACTTCAGAGAAAAACTGGGATGCAAAAGATGCTTTTTCCCTTTGTACTGTCTCCAAgtcaatgaaatatttttttgtcaaactgttcaacacacatgaaattaatcatttacattctAATATAGTGTTGATGAGACGTTTCATTTAAAGATGAACAGAGAATGATGTTTCTCAAACTTCATGTGTAGATTCTCACTGGCACATCCGCATGTGCAGCAAACAGACGCAGAATCcctcatgaataaaaaaaacacacatgcaaacgTTTGCATGTGTGTCTCTTGGTtaaatgttgttgatttgtttaCTCAAACATGTATGTCGACACTTGATCTGTGAATGTATTGAGTGATCCAGACAGCGGGACGGAGCTTCAAAGATGATACATGGTTGGTCCACGACATCAACATTCACGTCAAACTAATAAAGATTAAACCAAGTCCACTCCTTCACCTAATGTAGACTATCAGCGGTACCGCCTGACCAATCCATAAGCACCAGTTTCCAGTGACGTTTCATCCAGTGGCTGCCTGTGATATGTGTGATCCAGCAGCGAGAAGATCATTTATGaatctataaaacattttatgtccTAGAGGAAACTCACGTGCACAGAGGAAACCCACGCAACACTCTtcttgataaaaacaaaaatattgtagtTGCAGCGctgtgttaaagggacagtttaacCCAAACACGACAGTTCTTTTCTACCTCCTCGTGTCCTGCatgagtttttttcttcttcaggacacaacagaagatgtttggaagaatgttgatcaTCGAACTCCACTGATTTCCCTTGTACAAAACcgcagagacatttctcaaaatatcttctttcgtgttcctCTGGAAAATAAAAGCCTTGCATACAGAGTGAGGGGGAATGAATGACTTTCGAACGAATCGTCTCTTGAGATACTTGAACCCTTCGATGCTAACATGAGGAGGAGGAGTTACACCGCAGAACgtcaatcaaacatcagaaaggCACTCGCATCTTTTGTGTGCAACAGAGGGTCTTACAGGAAGAGGAATGGCACTTTTGGTCTCGTTCCAGACGTCTGTCTCTCACTCCCACCAGGCGTCCAGCCTGCGGATGCGAACGCGCTGCTTGTAGTGATACTCCTTAAGGTGCTCCTTCAGCGAGTTGGGGAGCGGCAGCGCATTGATGCCGTCGTACGTGGTGCAGCCGCTGATGACGGCGCGGCAGATGTGATGCAGGCTGAAAGGATGCGTCCGGTGTGTGGGGGTGGACAGCAGCGGCTCGAAGAACATGCATGAGTTGGGATCCTTGTAGTGCTCCAGTAGGCCCGTGACGGTCGGCGCGTGGAACACGCTGGGGTCGTGCACGTCGAAGCTGAAGTTGTGGTTCCACTGCTCGATGCGCGCGTGCAGCGAGCGGCCGTACCGCCGGAAACTGACGGAGAACAGGTAATCCTCCTGTGCGGAGTCGCGGAGCAGAAACGTGCCTTCGGGTTTGCCCTCCAGCAGGGTCTCGGCCTGGTATCGGTCCATGACGCCCCAGTAGCAGGGCAGGTTGGTGATTTGGAGCAGGTCAGGCACCAGACAGTGGATGTAATCGATTTGCGTGTGCACGCGATGCTGTCCGTCTTGCGATTTGGGGCTTTCCGTCTGAACGAACGTCACCCCGGTCAGGGAAGGCGCGGAAGGAGAGGCGGCGGCCAGTTCGACGTCGGCCGTCATGGAGGATGTGGCGGCGACCTCGTCCAGCGTGTCCAAACAGCTTTGCAGAAGCAGCTGGTGCAGCGTGGCCCGCTCGTCTCCGGCCAGCTCGTTCATTCCGTGTGCCAGTTTGGGTCCCAGTTTATACTGCGGGTTTATCTGAGCCGTCACCTCGAACGTGTGGATCAGGGCGTTAGGCGGCGGCTCCACGCCTTGCTCGATGCTTATTCGTCGTCTCTCCCTTAAACGATCTTCCTCATCCTCCACGGGCGTGGCGATGAGCGTGGTGGTGGTGGCGGAGGAATCTGGGATGGGCGCTTGAGAAAGGGGAGCTGTGTGCTGCTTGATGAGGTTCCATTTCTGGGCCAGGTCGGACCCGGGCGGGAACGGACAGCTGTCCAGCATGAGCTCGCTCAGGAGGATCTTACGTCTGGAGGAACACAGGGCTGTCGCTGGGGCAGGCTGTGACAAACCCTGGCTGTGGCTCTTGATGGGGAAACACTGTCCTACAGCGTCCTGGATCTTCTGCCGGAGCGTGCGGCTACCACCAGAGGACTTGCTGTCCGCGTCACAGCCGGGGTCGGAGGCGGGCGAGCTTATCGACGGTCCGGCAGAAACCTTCTCTGATAACAAGGATCCCGATGAGCCCAGGACCTGCCATCTCCTGTGTTCTATTACGGGAGAGGAAGAGCCGCCTTCGCTGGATCCGTGCAGGCCATTCAACAGATCGCCGTACTCGAAGCCATCACTCACGGGCCGCACGGAGGTCAGGTCATGTGACGGGTGGTTTTTCTTTTTCCCGCTCCCCCCCTTTCTCCTTGCCCCGTCTCTTCTCTCCTCGGACCGGCTCTGGCGTACTTTAGGGCGTGCGCCGCGCTCTCTTTCTTTCCCGCGATCCTCGGGCAGAGACATGACGGCAGTGTCGGGATTCAATTCAACGTTCAGGAGACGAGAAACAATTCTCAATCAGCAGCAGACACATGGGTCACTTCACATCTGCTGAAGACACAGATTTTCCATAGGTCAGGAGAGATGCAGAGATCACACGCAGACCACGATGTCAATCTGCAGAAATTAAACACATCTTTATTACACTGGTGTACTGTTCACTGTGCTCTTATTATATAACGTGTACATACAGATAATATCACCTATGTACTACATCTTTACATTTGCAGTACTTTGTGTACAGAACTcacaaaaagtttgttttcataattatatttccattttattcttaatatatctttatttattgcttttttattacaCCATGTGTTTTCTGTACATCTGCTTTGAAACTCTTAAAGTCTCTATTAAAattaactttgtttaaaaatgttcagtGTAGAATCACTGTCAGTGCCCAAAAAACACCGATGAACCGTCATAAGCCCATGTGACgtgatcaaaaataaataaaataaatatctcagCTTTCAGAGTTTACTTATGTCACTAACACATAAAGAGTTTGATATCAGTTGAGAGAAAAACATGAGACATTTCTAATACAAACAGTGAATAACAGAGATATTGTGTACAATATTACAGTGACGGTATCATACGGTAAATAACTAACGTTGACGTCATCATGATGAATACATGAAAGATGAATAATGGACATACGAAGAATGACTGATGAATAATGACTGACACACGCACCTGCACGCGCACTCCGCGGGCTCGCGCTGAGACACATAACTTCTGACTGATCAAAATCTTTATCGATAAAACTGGCTGAACAAAACCATATTCATATTTCAACTTTAACGAATAGCTAGCCTTCACCACAACCCTTGCTTTACTGTAGTGTTTACGTCATTTCCTGGAAAGGCAAACACACTTCCGGGTCAAATTCAAAGCATTCATTTTGCCGATTTTTCTCCTCATTCATTAGATCAGGGTTTGTGTAAAATTATTATGTTTCCaaatactttaatttatttataatagcATCCAAaggtttgtgaaaataaaaaggattttttaaaatacgCTTTAAAGAGATTCGGCGCTGCGCACACCTATCGCGTTCTACATAGAAGTGTCGCGATAGCGATCCGAAAGCATATGGAGCATTCCGTTATCGCGATACTTCGATGTCACTCTGCGGTCTTCGCCAGACACGAGTGTTATTTGGAATGTTTCCGGAAGCGCTGCAACAGAGTGATCGTGTCGTGTAACTTAACTTCATTCCGTTTGTTATTGTTTCATGAGTTTCACTTCCTGTCAGCACAGATTCACGCAGTAAAgttgtatttattgtgtttgtacGTACACGCACACAGACTCGTGTCTGCTTTCTGTAAAGACATCATAATATTGATTTGTGGCAGTGAGTTATCAGCGTGTTTATCGATTAACACCTTATTTGCCTCGTTCTTCACCTTATTCACGTGTATGTcgatgtgtgtgcgcgcgccCGTGTGTCTGTAGTGATACGGAGTGTGTGAAAatgctggtgtttttctgtatttgtcaggtgtgtgattgactctggtgtttttctgtatttgtcaggtgtgtgattgactctggtgtttttctgtatttgtcaggtgtgtgattgacgctggtgtttttctgtatttgtcaggtgtgtgattgacgctggtgtttttctgtatttgtcaggtgtgtgattgacgctggtgtttttctgtatttgtcaggtgtgtgattgacgctggtgtttttctgtatttgtcaggtgtgtgattgactctggtgtttttctgtatttgtcaggtgtatGATTtacgctggtgtttttctgtatttgtcaggtgtgtgattgacgctggtgtttttctgtatttgtcaggtgtgtgattgacgctggtgtttttctgtatttgtcaggtgtgtgattgactctggtgtttttctgtatttgtcaggtgtatGATTtacgctggtgtttttctgtatttgtcaggtgggttGTATGATTgactctggtgtttttctgtatttgtcaggtgggttgtttgattgactctggtgtttttctgtatttgtcaggtgggttGTATGATTGACGCTGGTgcttttctgtatttgtcaggtgtgtgattgacgctggtgtttttctgtatttgtcaggtgggttgtttgattgactctggtgtttttctgtatttgtcaggtgtgtgattgactctggtgtttttctgtatttgtcaggtgggttgtttgattgactctggtgtttttctgtatttgtcaggtgtatgattgacgctggtgtttttctgtatttgtcaggtgggttgtatgattgacgctggtgtttttctgtatttgtcaggtgtgtgattgacgctgttgtttttctgtatttgtcaggtgggttgtttaattgacgctggtgtttttctgtatttgtcaggtgtatgattgacgctggtgtttttctgtatttgtcaggtgtgtgattgactctggtgtttttctgtatttgtcaggtgtgtgattgacgctggtgtttttctgtatttgtcaggtgtgtgattgacgctggtgtttttctgtatttgtcaggtgggttgtatgattgacgctggtgtttttctgtgtttgtcaggtgggttgtatgattgacgctggtgtttttctgtatttgtcaggtgtatGATTGACTcgggtgtttttctgtatttgtcaggtgggttgtttgattgacgctggtgtttttgctgtatttgtcaggtgtatgattgacgctggtgtttttctgtatttgtcaggtgggttgtttaattgacgctggtgtttttctgtatttgtcaggtgggttGTTTGATTGACTctgatgtttttctgtatttgtcaggggtgtgattgacgctggtgtttttctgtatttgtcaggtgggttgtttgtttgactctggtgtttttctgtatttgtcaggtgggttgtttgtttgacgctggtgtttttctgtatttgtcaggtgtgtgattgacgctggtgtttttctgtatttgtcaggtgtgtgattgactctggtgtttttctgtatttgtcaggtgtgtgattgacgctggtgtttttctgtatttgtcaggtgggttgtatgattgacgctggtgtttttctgtatttgtcaggtgggttgtttgtttgactctggtgtttttctgtatttgtcaggtgtgtgattgactctggtgtttttctgtatttgtcaggtgtgtgattgactctggtgtttttctgtatttgtcaggtgtgtgattgacgctggtgtttttctgtatttgtcaggtgtgtgGTTGACtggtttttttctgtatttgtcaggtgtgtgattgactctggtgtttttctgtatttgtcaggtgtgtgattgactctggtgtttttctgtatttgtcaggtgtgtgattgacgctggtgtttttctgtatttgtcaggtgtgtgattgactctggtttttttctgtatttgtcaggtgtgtgattgactctggtgtttttctgtatttgtcaggtgtgtgattgacgctggtgtttttctgtatttgtcaggtgggttgtttgtttgactctggtgtttttctgtatttgtcaggtgtgtgattgactctggtgtttttctgtatttgtcaggtgtgtgattgactctggtgtttttctgtatttgtcaggtgggttgtttgattgactctggtgtttttctgtatttgtcaggtgggttgtatgattgacgctggtgtttttctgtatttgtcaggtgtgtgattgactctggtgtttttctgtatttgtcaggtgggttgtttaattgacgctggtgtttttctgtatttgtcaggtgtgtgattgactctggtgtttttctgtatttgtcaggtgtgtgattgactctggtgtttttctgtatttgtcaggtgggttgtatgattgacgctggtgtttttctgtatttgtcaggtgggttGTATGATTGACACtggtgtttttatgtatttgtcaggtgggttgtttgattgacgctggtgtttttctgtatttgtcaggtgtgtgattgactctggtgtttttctgtatttgtcaggtgggttgtatgattgacgctggtgtttttctgtatttgtcaggtgggttgtttgattgactctggtgtttttctgtatttgtcaggtgggttgtatgattgacgctggtgtttttctgtatttgtcaggtgtgtgattgactctggtgtttttctgtatttgtcaggtgggttgtttgattgacgctggtgtttttctgtatttgtcaggtgtatGATTtacgctggtgtttttctgtatttgtcaggtgggttgtatgattgacgctggtgtttttctgtatttgtcaggtgtgtgattgactctggtgtttttctgtatttgtcaggtgggttgtttgattgacgctggtgtttttctgtatttgtcaggtgtatGATTtacgctggtgtttttctgtatttgtcaggtgggttGTATGATTGACTcgggtgtttttctgtatttgtcaggtgggttgtttgattgacgctggtgtttttctgtatttgtcaggtgggttgtttaattgacgctggtgtttttctgtatttgtcaggtgtgtgattgactctggtgtttttctgtatttgtcaggtgtgtgattgactctggtgtttttctgtatttgtcaggtgtgtgattgactctggtgtttttctgtatttgtcaggtgggttgtttgattgactctggtgtttttctgtatttgtcaggtgggttgtatgattgacgctggtgtttttctgtatttgtcaggtgtgtgattgactctggtgtttttctgtatttgtcaggtgggttgtttaattgacgctggtgtttttctgtatttgtcaggtgtgtgattgactctggtgtttttctttatttgtcaggtg
Protein-coding regions in this window:
- the socs9 gene encoding suppressor of cytokine signaling 9 translates to MSLPEDRGKERERGARPKVRQSRSEERRDGARRKGGSGKKKNHPSHDLTSVRPVSDGFEYGDLLNGLHGSSEGGSSSPVIEHRRWQVLGSSGSLLSEKVSAGPSISSPASDPGCDADSKSSGGSRTLRQKIQDAVGQCFPIKSHSQGLSQPAPATALCSSRRKILLSELMLDSCPFPPGSDLAQKWNLIKQHTAPLSQAPIPDSSATTTTLIATPVEDEEDRLRERRRISIEQGVEPPPNALIHTFEVTAQINPQYKLGPKLAHGMNELAGDERATLHQLLLQSCLDTLDEVAATSSMTADVELAAASPSAPSLTGVTFVQTESPKSQDGQHRVHTQIDYIHCLVPDLLQITNLPCYWGVMDRYQAETLLEGKPEGTFLLRDSAQEDYLFSVSFRRYGRSLHARIEQWNHNFSFDVHDPSVFHAPTVTGLLEHYKDPNSCMFFEPLLSTPTHRTHPFSLHHICRAVISGCTTYDGINALPLPNSLKEHLKEYHYKQRVRIRRLDAWWE